GTTAAGCTCCTTGTCACCGGCAAGACGGAGCCGCGAAAGTTCCCATCAGGGCCTGCGTTAACACCGCGCCGGATGGTGGCCGCAGCACTGAAACTGACCGAGGACTGGGATTACGACGCAGTCTCGATCGGCTTTCCCGGACGTGTCCGTGAGGGCCGGCCTGTTGCGGAACCGGTAAACCTCGGCCGCGGCTGGATCAGGTTCGATTACGCAAAGGCCTTCGGCGTCCCC
This genomic interval from Nitrospirota bacterium contains the following:
- a CDS encoding ROK family protein translates to MKVLVIDIGGNSVKLLVTGKTEPRKFPSGPALTPRRMVAAALKLTEDWDYDAVSIGFPGRVREGRPVAEPVNLGRGWIRFDYAKAFGVP